Genomic DNA from Arthrobacter sp. B1I2:
GTCATACCGCCAGAGCGCGGATGACAGGAACGCGAAGTGCCAGTTCCCGAAGTCCTTTGAGTACGGTTCCCCGTTCCCGATGGACCCACGTTCCTGGTTGGTCGCCGCCTTCTCCGGGGCCCCCGGGCATTGGCCGTTCATGAACTTTGCCAGGTCTTCGTTACGGCCGGGTTCCCAGTCGTGGTTGGGGCCGGACACCCAGTACAACTTGGGCTTGGTGCCGCCCCACAGCCGCTTCCAGGAGTTCACGTAGCCGTCGCAGTAGCCGGTCTCGTACTGGAAGTCCCCGAGCCCCAGGAACGCGTCAATCTCGTTGTCTTCCACAAGCCGGGTAATTGCCGCACCGTTCCGCCCGGACGGGCTGTCAGGGTCAACGTTGTCCGCGGGGTTCATGTCACCCACGGCGGCGATGTGGACATCGGGCACAGGGGACGGGGAGTTGGGCGGCTTCGGATCGCCGGTGCAACCCGCAGCAGAAAGCGCCAGCAGGACTGCGGCAGCGACGGCTACACGCTTGGAGGGACTATGACGAGGGAGTGCTGGCCGCATCCCTTCCCCCCTTTTCAGCAGCAGGACTGCAGGTCGGCTTGGGGAAGTCAGCCAAGCGCACCGGCACCTTTGATGTTCCTTAGGGGCTGGTCCGGCTGTCAAGGGTGCAGCGCTGTGAGTTTCCGGGGCCACGGCCCCTGCGGTGTCCGCGGTTGTGGCTGGTGAACAGTGTTTAGGGCCCTTGAGGCTCCGGCGGGATGCCATGCTCCTGCACTCATTTGCGCGTTTTGCGCACTAAAGATTGCGCTAAACGCGCAGTTTCTCTATGATGTAAATCATGATCGGAGCCGGGCGGCTCGGTCCCCCCTCCCCCAACAACAATGAGGTTGCTTCATGTCTGTCCCAATCAAGGCCACCATGGAAAAAGTCCCTGGTGGCATGATGCTGATCCCGCTGCTCATCGGCGCACTGCTGGGCACCTTTGCACCGGACTCGGCCAAGTTCTTCGGTTCTTTCACAGGTGCACTCTTCACCGGCGGCACCACCATCCTGGCGGTGTTCTACGTGTGCATGGGTGCCAGCATCGACATCAAAGCCACACCGTACATCCTGAAAAAGGGCGGCGTCCTTTTCGGCAGCAAAGTCCTGTTCGCCATCATCATCGGTGTCATCGCCGGCAGGTTCATGGGTGAACTTCCGATCAACGGCGGACTCCTGACCGGCCTGTCGGTCCTGGCCATCCTGGCAGCCCTTAATGACACCAACGGTGGAATGTACATGGCCCTGATGGGCCAGTACGGCAAGCCCAAGGATGTGGCGGCCTACTCGGTCATGACGCTGGAATCGGGCCCCTTCCTGACGATGGTTACCCTTGGCGTCGCAGGCCTCTCGGCCTTCCCGTGGCAGGCCCTCGTGGGCGCCATCATCCCCCTGCTCCTCGGAGCCATCCTGGGTGCCCTCGACCCAGCCATGCGTAAGTTCCTCTCCTCCGCGGCCACCGTCCTGATTCCGTTCTTCGCCCTTGCACTGGGCTTTGGCCTGAACCTGAACCAGGTTCTCAATGCAGGACTTCTGGGTGTGGCGCTTGGCCTGTTCGTCCTGATCGCCGGCGGAGCTGTCCTCTTCTTCGCCGACAAGCTGACCGGAGGTTCCGGCATTGCCGGGCTGGCGGCAGCCACCACCGCGGGCAACGCTGCAACGGTTCCCATGCTGGTAGCCGCGGCCAATCCTGCGTACGCTGCCGCAGCCGGACCTGCCACCGTGCTGGTAGCCGCATCCGTGGTGGTCACCGCCATCGGCTGCCCCCTTATGGTTGCCTGGTACGCCAAGCGGCTGAGGGCCAAGGAGGCCGTGGCAGCACCGGAGGTATCGCACGCTGTATGAACACGGACGCAGCCATGCGGTGGGCAATCATCGCTGACGACCTGACGGGGGCGGCCGATGCGGCCGCCGCCTACGGCCCCACGCACAGCAGTTGCGTGATCCTCGACGTCGAGTCTGCTTGGCCTGACGCTGAGATTCTCTCGATCAATACCGAGAGCCGCTATTTGACCGGGGAGGAAGCTTCCGCTGCAGTCACCTCGGCGGTCGGTCGGGCCCTTGGGCAACACCGCAGGGTCTTCAAGAAGATCGACTCCTTGCTCCGCGGAAATGTTGGTGTCGAAGTCGCAGCGGCGCTCTCGCAGGTCACGCAGGGCCGCGGAAAAGGTCTCGCCATTGTGGCTCCGGCCTTTCCCGGCACGGGAAGGACCACAATCGGCGGCATCGTCCATGTCGACGGCGTGCAACACGCCAAAGGAAACTTCGGCGGCGACGTCGCCGCGGCGCTGGCCGCCGGTGTCCTGACCGCCGAGGTGGTTGCCGGCGCAGCCGGACGCAACCCCTCGGAACTGGCGCGGCACCTGCGGGAGGTGCAGGCCCGGGGTGCTGACGCCGTCGTACTCGACGCTGCTTCGGATGATGACCTGCAAACCATCGTTGCGGCTGCGGACCTGCTGGACTTCCCGGCGCTCCTGGTCGGCTCCGGAGGGCTGGCGGGACACATCGCTGCGCGAGAAGAAGGCACGGTTGCGCGAAATGTGCAGGAGCGGCGGGTCAGCCGGACCCTGACCGTGATTGGCAGCTATTCAAACCTCGCGCGGCAGCAGACCGAGGCGCTGGTCGAGGCGGGCGCCCAGCACATCACGCTGGACCACTCCGGCCTGGACGATACGGCGGTTCCCCGCCAGGTTGCCCAGGCGATGGCCCGGACGGATGTGGTGCTAACACCGGATCCGATGGGCATCATCGATAAGTCGCAGGCACTTGTGGTGGCAGAGGCTCTGGCCCGCGCCACCGCTGCGGGCATCGGGCACTGTGACGCCCTCGTCCTGACCGGCGGGGAGACGGCCACGGCCGTCCTCAAAGCCCTCGGCGCGGGCAGCTTTACGGTCCTCGGGGAGATTGAACCCGGCGTCGTCATGAGCCTGCTGCCCGAGCCCCTCCCCCTGCTGGTCACCAAGGCCGGCGCGTTCGGGGACGCCGGTACGCTGGCCCGGACCAAAGAATTTCTTACTGGCACAACGACTGAAATGAGTATCAAATAATGGGACGCCCGATTGTAGCCATCACCATGGGCGATGCAGCCGGCATCGGTCCGGAGATCATCGTCAAGGCCCTGGCCGACGACGAATTGCGGTCAAAGGCCCGCATGCTCGTCATCGGCGACCTTCGCCGGCTGCAGCTCGCCGCGGACATCGTGGCCAGCCCGCTGACCCTGCGCAAGGTCTCGGAACCGTCGGAAGCTTTGTTCGACGAGGGCACCATCGACGTGCTGGACATCGACTGCATCCCGGAGGACCTGGCCTGGGGCGAGCTCTCTGCAGCGGCCGGGCACGGTTCATACCTCTTCATCGAGAAGGCTGTTGCACTCGCCATGGACCGCCAGGTGGATGCTATTTGCACCGGTCCGCTGAACAAGGCGGCCCTGCACGCGGCCGGCCACAAGTTCCCCGGGCACACGGAGCTCCTCGCCGAGCTGACCGGCACCGAGGAAGTTTCCATGATGCTGACCGCCCCGAAGATGCGCGTCATCCACGTGACCACCCACATCGGCCTGATCGACGCGATCGCCAAGATCAACGGCGACCTGGTCTACCGGACCATCAAGCGCGGCTATGAACTGCTGCGCGCCTCCGGGATCGAAAACCCGCGGATCGCCGTGTGCGCCATCAACCCGCACGCCGGCGAGAACGGTCTGTTCGGCTACGGTGAGGAGGCGGAGAAGATCCAGCCGGGCATTGAGAAGGCCCAGGCGGACGGCATCGACGCGTTCGGCCCGCTCCCGGCGGACACCCTGTTCTTCCTGGCCGGCCGCGGCGACTTCGACCTGGTGGTAGCCCAGTACCACGACCAGGGCCACGGCCCGGTCAAGGTCCTCGGACTGGAGAACGGCGTGAACATCACCGTGGGCCTGCCCGTGGTGCGTACTTCCGTGGACCATGGCACGGCCTTCGATATCGCGGGCAAGAACATTGCCGACCACGAATCGCTGCTTGAAGCACTGCGGCAGGCAGTGGACCTGGCGCCGTCGCGGGACGAGGCTCTCTAAGCGTTCGCAAGGGACAAACGGCCGGTCAGCGTAGAATTGCTGACCGGCCGTTTTGCTGCTCCTTGCTGCCGACCTGCCGGGGGCCGGAACTAGCATGGTTACCACTGCCACGGGAAGGAGACCGGTAATGCTGAGCGCAAACGCGCGGCGCGAGGAGATCTACCACCTTGCCGTGACCACCGGTCTGGCCTCCGTGGAAGAGCTCTCCGCACGGTTCGAGGTGACCGCGTCCACCATTCGCCGGGACCTTGCGCTGCTGAACGGGCAGGGCCGGCTGGCCCGCACCTACGGCGGAGCCATGGCCCTGGGCGCGCACCCGGAAGCGTCGCTGCGACAGCGCACCGGCGAGGCATTCGAGCAGAAGCACGCCATCGCCCGCTGGGCCGCTTCCGTGATCCGCCCCGGGGAGAACATCCTGCTCGACGCCGGCTCCACCGTAGGTGCACTGGCCCACGAGCTGCGCGGCTTCGGGAAGCTGTCTGTGACCACGCCGGGCATCAACACGATGCAAGAGCTGGCCGATTCGGAGGGCATCGAGGTGGACTGCCTGGGCGGCCGGCTGCGGAGCCTTTCGCAGAGTTTTGTGGGTCCCCTGGCCGAGGCGGCCCTGGAGCGGATGAGCTTTGACCGGGTGTTCCTGGGCGCCGACGCCGTCACCGCCGAGGACGGCATCTGCGAAGCCGACCACTCCCAGACCCGGCTCAAGGAACTCATGGCCCGACGCGGCCGGGACGTCTACGTACTGGCGGACTCTTCGAAGCTCGGTCTCCGGCCCTTCCACGCCTGGGCACGGCTTGCGCTCCCCTGGACCCTGGTGACGGACGACGGCGCCGACCCCGAGCAGGTGCAGAAGTTCCGGGACGCGGGGGTTGCGGTTGAGATGGCAGCGATCGGCGGCTGAGGCTGCGGCCGGTGGCTGAGGCCCAGGCTTTACTACGGTGCCGAACGCGTACCTGAGTCCGCGCTCAGCCCCGACGTTGGTACGAAGATCCACTCGAAAGACCCGTCGTGCCGCAGTGTCAGCCGAAGGAACCCGTGCGTGTCATTGAACCGCTTCTCGATGTACGGCGGGCTGCTGAGGAAGGAGCGGAGACCCATACCTCCAGTAGAAACCTGGAACGCAGTCATCCCGTCACTGACGCACTCATCAGCGTTGTTCACCGGACAGGACCGTTCGTAGTTGTGCTGCGACCCTGACAGGGTCAACCGGACCCGGTGCTTCCACATCACGTCGATCCACGGCTTGTGCTCCGCAGCCCGCTCATGTTCGTCCGTGTTCGATGTGAAGTACGGCTCGTGGTGCACCACTGCCAGGTGCTTACCCGCCGCCTTGGCAGCAGCCAGGTCCTTGTCCAGCCACGCCGTTAGCTCCCGGGCCCGCCCGGGGTCGTACCGCCAGAGTGCGGACGACAGGAAGGCGAAGTGCCAGTTCCCGAAGTCCTTCGAGTACGGTTCCCCGTTCCGGATGAAGCCGCGCTCCTGGTTGA
This window encodes:
- a CDS encoding 2-keto-3-deoxygluconate permease, giving the protein MSVPIKATMEKVPGGMMLIPLLIGALLGTFAPDSAKFFGSFTGALFTGGTTILAVFYVCMGASIDIKATPYILKKGGVLFGSKVLFAIIIGVIAGRFMGELPINGGLLTGLSVLAILAALNDTNGGMYMALMGQYGKPKDVAAYSVMTLESGPFLTMVTLGVAGLSAFPWQALVGAIIPLLLGAILGALDPAMRKFLSSAATVLIPFFALALGFGLNLNQVLNAGLLGVALGLFVLIAGGAVLFFADKLTGGSGIAGLAAATTAGNAATVPMLVAAANPAYAAAAGPATVLVAASVVVTAIGCPLMVAWYAKRLRAKEAVAAPEVSHAV
- the pdxA gene encoding 4-hydroxythreonine-4-phosphate dehydrogenase PdxA, which encodes MGRPIVAITMGDAAGIGPEIIVKALADDELRSKARMLVIGDLRRLQLAADIVASPLTLRKVSEPSEALFDEGTIDVLDIDCIPEDLAWGELSAAAGHGSYLFIEKAVALAMDRQVDAICTGPLNKAALHAAGHKFPGHTELLAELTGTEEVSMMLTAPKMRVIHVTTHIGLIDAIAKINGDLVYRTIKRGYELLRASGIENPRIAVCAINPHAGENGLFGYGEEAEKIQPGIEKAQADGIDAFGPLPADTLFFLAGRGDFDLVVAQYHDQGHGPVKVLGLENGVNITVGLPVVRTSVDHGTAFDIAGKNIADHESLLEALRQAVDLAPSRDEAL
- a CDS encoding DeoR/GlpR family DNA-binding transcription regulator — translated: MLSANARREEIYHLAVTTGLASVEELSARFEVTASTIRRDLALLNGQGRLARTYGGAMALGAHPEASLRQRTGEAFEQKHAIARWAASVIRPGENILLDAGSTVGALAHELRGFGKLSVTTPGINTMQELADSEGIEVDCLGGRLRSLSQSFVGPLAEAALERMSFDRVFLGADAVTAEDGICEADHSQTRLKELMARRGRDVYVLADSSKLGLRPFHAWARLALPWTLVTDDGADPEQVQKFRDAGVAVEMAAIGG
- a CDS encoding four-carbon acid sugar kinase family protein — its product is MNTDAAMRWAIIADDLTGAADAAAAYGPTHSSCVILDVESAWPDAEILSINTESRYLTGEEASAAVTSAVGRALGQHRRVFKKIDSLLRGNVGVEVAAALSQVTQGRGKGLAIVAPAFPGTGRTTIGGIVHVDGVQHAKGNFGGDVAAALAAGVLTAEVVAGAAGRNPSELARHLREVQARGADAVVLDAASDDDLQTIVAAADLLDFPALLVGSGGLAGHIAAREEGTVARNVQERRVSRTLTVIGSYSNLARQQTEALVEAGAQHITLDHSGLDDTAVPRQVAQAMARTDVVLTPDPMGIIDKSQALVVAEALARATAAGIGHCDALVLTGGETATAVLKALGAGSFTVLGEIEPGVVMSLLPEPLPLLVTKAGAFGDAGTLARTKEFLTGTTTEMSIK
- a CDS encoding metallophosphoesterase, whose protein sequence is MRILYATAAALLAGSAAGCTSPPEVRIAAVGDMNGHKNYAPDSPSGRNGAAITQLVENNEIDAFLGLGDFQYSTAYCEDYVKYWERLWGGTKPKLYWVSAQNHDWEPDRNEDLDNFMNGQCPGSSAKAAVNQERGFIRNGEPYSKDFGNWHFAFLSSALWRYDPGRARELTAWLDKDLAAAKAAGKHLAVVHHEPYFTSNTDEHERAAEHKPWIDVMWKHRVRLTLSGSQHNYERSCPVNNADECVSDGMTAFQVSTGGMGLRSFLSSPPYIEKRFNDTHGFLRLTLRHDGSFEWIFVPTSGLSADSGTRSAP
- a CDS encoding metallophosphoesterase family protein, giving the protein MRPALPRHSPSKRVAVAAAVLLALSAAGCTGDPKPPNSPSPVPDVHIAAVGDMNPADNVDPDSPSGRNGAAITRLVEDNEIDAFLGLGDFQYETGYCDGYVNSWKRLWGGTKPKLYWVSGPNHDWEPGRNEDLAKFMNGQCPGAPEKAATNQERGSIGNGEPYSKDFGNWHFAFLSSALWRYDQGQAEAATKWLDKDLGAARAAGKHLAVVYHEPYFTSDTEEHGRADEQKPWIDVMWKHRVRLTLSGSQHNYERSCPVNNADKCVDDGMTAFQVSTGGIDLRPFTSKPKYIAKRFSDTRGFLRLTLRGDGSFDWNFVPTTGKSTDSGTRSAQ